One Chanodichthys erythropterus isolate Z2021 chromosome 10, ASM2448905v1, whole genome shotgun sequence DNA segment encodes these proteins:
- the pnx gene encoding homeobox protein pnx, producing MHEETGNSALQGKTSFSIADILDPFKFNGMHQEMQRDVKTRESSSTVKTTSSQDTTASNIPSVSGAKGKSKRIRTAFTLDQLRILERSFQNSHYLSVFERHCIATALHLSETQVKIWFQNRRTKWKKEQEGQEGEEQNHCAPPAFVQNSFLYTLPGHHANPVHYYAPQTPYLNPSYHHQTLMMF from the exons ATGCATGAAGAAACGGGCAATTCTGCACTGCAGGGAAAAACCTCCTTTTCCATCGCCGACATTCTGGATCCATTCAAATTCAACGGGATGCATCAGGAGATGCAGAGAGACGTCAAGACTCGGGAAAGCTCAA GCACTGTCAAGACAACTTCATCTCAGGACACAACAGCTTCAAACATCCCCAGCGTTTCTGGCGCAAAAGGAAAGTCGAAGCGCATCCGTACTGCGTTCACACTGGATCAGCTGCGCATCCTGGAGCGAAGCTTCCAGAACAGCCACTATCTGTCCGTGTTTGAGCGCCACTGCATCGCCACAGCCCTCCATCTGTCCGAAACACAGGTCAAGATCTGGTTTCAGAACCGACGCACCAAATGGAAGAAGGAGCAAGAAGGTCAAGAAGGAGAGGAGCAGAACCATTGCGCTCCTCCTGCATTTGTGCAGAACTCTTTTCTGTACACACTACCTGGACACCACGCAAATCCTGTGCATTATTACGCACCACAAACACCTTACCTGAACCCATCTTACCATCACCAGACCCTCATGATGTTCTGA